A stretch of Kyrpidia spormannii DNA encodes these proteins:
- the argF gene encoding ornithine carbamoyltransferase codes for MAEGTIDLRGRDFLDLADFTPEELRGLLRLAAVLKEKQKAGERVQPLMGKTLGMIFEKSSTRTRVSFEVGMVQLGGHALFLSSRDTQLGRGEPIPDTARVLSRYVDGIMIRTFSHESVRELAEYATVPVINGLTDLHHPCQVLADAMTILEHKGRLEGVTVAYVGDGNNMANSWLVGAPLFGMNLRVATPPGYECDSGVVDRAKELAARAGTEISLVHDPREAVAGADVIYTDVWASMGQEAEREERLRAFAGFGVTVALAAQAAPDYLFMHCLPAHRGEEVAAEVIDGPHSVIFDEAENRLHAQKAILVATMAGRLA; via the coding sequence ATGGCGGAAGGGACGATCGATCTGCGAGGGCGGGATTTTCTCGATCTGGCAGATTTTACCCCGGAGGAGCTGCGGGGCTTGCTCCGGTTGGCGGCGGTGCTGAAAGAGAAACAAAAGGCCGGGGAGCGGGTCCAACCCCTCATGGGGAAAACGTTGGGGATGATTTTTGAAAAATCCTCCACTCGCACCCGGGTCTCCTTCGAGGTGGGGATGGTGCAACTCGGGGGCCACGCGCTGTTTTTGTCCTCCCGGGACACCCAGCTGGGCCGGGGCGAACCCATTCCGGATACGGCCCGGGTGCTGTCCCGATATGTGGACGGGATCATGATCCGGACCTTCAGTCACGAGTCGGTGCGGGAGTTGGCGGAGTACGCCACGGTGCCGGTCATCAACGGCCTCACCGACCTGCACCACCCCTGCCAGGTGCTGGCCGATGCCATGACGATCCTTGAGCACAAGGGCCGCCTGGAAGGCGTGACGGTGGCCTATGTGGGGGATGGCAACAATATGGCCAACTCCTGGCTGGTGGGGGCGCCCCTTTTTGGCATGAACCTGCGGGTGGCGACCCCCCCGGGCTACGAGTGCGACTCCGGGGTGGTGGACCGGGCCAAGGAGTTGGCGGCCCGGGCGGGGACGGAGATCAGCCTGGTGCACGACCCCCGGGAAGCGGTGGCCGGGGCGGACGTGATCTACACGGACGTGTGGGCCAGCATGGGCCAGGAGGCCGAGCGGGAAGAGCGGCTGCGCGCCTTTGCCGGGTTCGGGGTGACGGTGGCCTTGGCCGCCCAGGCGGCGCCGGATTACCTGTTTATGCACTGCCTGCCCGCCCATCGGGGGGAAGAGGTCGCCGCCGAGGTGATCGATGGGCCGCATTCGGTGATTTTTGACGAGGCGGAGAACCGGCTGCACGCTCAGAAGGCGATTCTGGTGGCCACCATGGCCGGTCGGCTTGCATAA
- a CDS encoding argininosuccinate synthase encodes MSKPKIVLAYSGGLDTSVAIAWLEEKFGYDVVALCLDVGEGKDLDFVREKALKVGAVESYVVDARDTFAREFILPSLQANALYEGKYPLSAALSRPLISKYLVETAEKVGAVAVAHGCTGKGNDQVRFDVSVTALNPNLKIVAPVREWAWSRDEEIGYAKEHGIPIPITAENPFSIDANLWGRSCEAGVLEDPWAEAPEEAFDWTVNPKDAPDEPEDVVIAFEKGVPVALNGERLDLVTLIARLNQIGGRHGVGRIDHVENRLIGIKSREVYEAPAALILIRAHQELETITLPREVAQFKPILELKYTELVYNGLWFSALKQAVDAFIRETQRTVTGEVKVKLFKGQFQAVARRSPVSLYDFKLATYNPEDAFDHHAAEGFIKLWGLPTKVYAQVHRGSAAGVEGAASAGAPVAPGAEKAGETVR; translated from the coding sequence ATGAGCAAGCCAAAGATCGTGTTGGCGTACTCCGGGGGGCTCGACACCTCCGTGGCCATCGCCTGGCTCGAGGAGAAATTTGGATACGACGTGGTGGCCCTGTGCCTCGATGTGGGGGAAGGGAAGGATTTGGATTTTGTCCGGGAGAAGGCCCTGAAGGTGGGGGCCGTGGAGTCCTACGTCGTGGACGCCCGGGACACTTTTGCCCGGGAGTTTATCCTCCCGAGTCTGCAGGCCAACGCCCTGTACGAGGGCAAATACCCCCTGTCGGCGGCGCTGTCCCGGCCGCTCATCTCAAAATATCTGGTGGAGACGGCGGAGAAGGTCGGGGCGGTGGCGGTGGCCCACGGCTGCACCGGCAAAGGGAACGACCAGGTGCGGTTCGACGTGTCGGTGACCGCTTTGAATCCGAATCTGAAGATCGTCGCCCCGGTTCGGGAGTGGGCGTGGTCCCGGGACGAGGAGATCGGCTACGCCAAGGAGCACGGGATTCCCATTCCCATCACGGCCGAAAATCCGTTCAGCATCGACGCGAATCTCTGGGGACGCAGCTGCGAGGCGGGGGTGCTGGAAGATCCTTGGGCGGAGGCGCCCGAGGAAGCTTTTGACTGGACGGTGAATCCCAAGGACGCGCCGGACGAGCCCGAAGACGTGGTGATCGCCTTTGAAAAAGGGGTGCCCGTGGCGCTGAACGGCGAGCGCTTGGACCTCGTGACCCTCATCGCCCGGCTGAACCAGATCGGCGGCCGGCACGGGGTCGGGCGGATCGATCACGTGGAGAACCGGCTCATCGGGATCAAATCGCGGGAAGTGTATGAGGCCCCGGCGGCCTTGATCCTGATCCGGGCGCACCAGGAGTTGGAGACGATTACCTTGCCCCGGGAAGTCGCCCAGTTTAAACCGATTTTGGAGCTAAAATACACCGAGCTCGTGTACAATGGCCTGTGGTTTTCGGCGTTGAAGCAGGCGGTGGACGCTTTTATCCGGGAGACCCAGCGCACGGTGACCGGAGAGGTGAAGGTGAAACTGTTCAAAGGTCAGTTCCAGGCGGTGGCCCGGAGATCGCCGGTGTCGCTGTATGATTTTAAATTGGCGACCTACAACCCCGAGGATGCGTTTGATCATCATGCGGCGGAGGGATTCATCAAATTGTGGGGCTTGCCCACCAAAGTGTACGCTCAGGTGCACCGGGGGTCGGCGGCCGGTGTGGAAGGTGCCGCATCGGCGGGGGCGCCTGTAGCCCCGGGGGCCGAGAAGGCGGGGGAGACGGTCCGGTGA